One Leptolyngbya sp. SIO1E4 genomic window, GGTTTAGTCTATAGCCCTATTCAGGTCAATCCAGTACGTTTTGGTGAAGGTAGGGTCTAGGGTTTGGGGTCTAGGGTGTGCTTGATCCGAATGCACACCGCTATATATTGCGTTTTGGAATCGCGTTTCAGATCTTGAGGAATGCAGCAGGAGTACAGCAGGAGTACAGCGGCTATCGGTGCCATTCTGTGATGCCACCAGGCTTATCAATGAGCGTAATGCCCTGGGCCTGCAGTTCATCTCGAATGCGATCGCTCTCTCCATAGTCTTTAGCTTGACGCGCCGCCTGCCGCTCTGCAATCAAGGCCTCAACCTTCTCATCTGACAGACCCCCCTCGACCTCAGCGGCCTGGGCAGGATGTGCCTCTAGCCCCAGCACCTGAGCCAAGCAGACCAGCGTCTGCCACTGCTGCCGTAGGGTGTCAGCCTCTGTATCAGCCTGGCCTGTGTGGACGATTAAGTTACCAGCTCGCTCCAGATCTTTTGCCAAATTAAACAGAACTACGAGCGCTGCCGCAGTATTAAAATCATTGTCCATCGCGGCTTGGAACTGCTGTACCGAATTGCTGTCGGGGTCAATCCGCATGGCGGTGGGTTGACCAAAGTCTTCATCGGTTACATCTGGCCAACTGAGCTTTGCGCCGTAGTCATATCCAAAGCGTAAACCTTCCGACAGCGTGTGCCAGCTATTTTTGGCTGCTGCGATCGCCGCTTCCGTAAAATCCACCGGCTTGCGATACTGCCCTTGCAGCAGAAACAGCCTGACTGCCATGGGGTCAGGGGCCTCAGGTGCATCCAACAGTTGGCGAATGGTCGTGAAGTTGCCTAAAGACTTCGACATCTTCTCGCCACCCACATTCACCATGCCGTTATGCATCCAATAATGGGCCAGGGGTTGCCCCGTTGCGGCTTCAGACTGGGCAATCTCATTTTCGTGGTGGGGGAAGACCAGATCGCCGCCCCCCATGTGGATGTCAATGGTGTTGCCTAAGCGATCGCGGATCATGGCCGAGCATTCAATGTGCCATCCTGGCCGCCCTGGCCCCCAGGGAGACTCCCAGAAGGGTTCTCCTGCCTTTGCCCCCTTCCACAGGGCAAAATCAAACGGTTCTCGTTTGATTGCCGTTTCTGCAGTAACCCGACCACTGGCCCCAGCCTGCATGTCTTCTAACTTGCGCCCCGACAGCTTGCCATATGCCTCAAATCTCCGCACTGCATAGTAGACATCGCCTTGAGCCGGGTAGGCGTAGCCCTTTTGTTCTAGCTCAGAGATCAGCTGTTGAATGCCATCTAGCGTTTGGGTGGCATAGGTGTAGGCATCGGCTTCCAACACGTTTAGCCGCGCCATGTCCTCAAAATAAGCAGCAGTATATCGGTCTGCTACCGTCTGCATTGAGGACTTTTCCTGTTTGGCGCGGTTGAGGATTTTGTCGTCAATATCTGTGAAATTTTGCACATAGTGGACGTCATACCCCCGCCACATCAGATAACGTCGCACCGTATCCCAAGTGATGTAGCAGCGGGCATGGCCTAAATGGCAGTAGTCATAGACCGTAACACCACAGCAATACATCTTG contains:
- a CDS encoding cysteine--tRNA ligase, which translates into the protein MSLVLYNTLTRKKEPLETLEPGRVKMYCCGVTVYDYCHLGHARCYITWDTVRRYLMWRGYDVHYVQNFTDIDDKILNRAKQEKSSMQTVADRYTAAYFEDMARLNVLEADAYTYATQTLDGIQQLISELEQKGYAYPAQGDVYYAVRRFEAYGKLSGRKLEDMQAGASGRVTAETAIKREPFDFALWKGAKAGEPFWESPWGPGRPGWHIECSAMIRDRLGNTIDIHMGGGDLVFPHHENEIAQSEAATGQPLAHYWMHNGMVNVGGEKMSKSLGNFTTIRQLLDAPEAPDPMAVRLFLLQGQYRKPVDFTEAAIAAAKNSWHTLSEGLRFGYDYGAKLSWPDVTDEDFGQPTAMRIDPDSNSVQQFQAAMDNDFNTAAALVVLFNLAKDLERAGNLIVHTGQADTEADTLRQQWQTLVCLAQVLGLEAHPAQAAEVEGGLSDEKVEALIAERQAARQAKDYGESDRIRDELQAQGITLIDKPGGITEWHR